Proteins from one Clostridia bacterium genomic window:
- a CDS encoding glycerol-3-phosphate responsive antiterminator, which produces MHPRVAAALRWPVIAALREDRDLRELERHPSIATAFVLWGDVLRLPRIVGQCKALGKQVFLHLDLAKGLAAEAEAVEYLARAVRPDGIITTKARLVPVVRDFGLLAIQRVFALDSKGLLTAVQMAQTVQPDAVEVLPGVVPRVIERLRDTLACPIVAGGLIETFADVDAALSAGALAVSVSRHDVWRYRPAGGEAGAAGLAAGVARPSAN; this is translated from the coding sequence GTGCATCCGCGTGTCGCCGCCGCCCTGCGCTGGCCGGTGATCGCCGCGTTGCGCGAGGACCGCGACCTGCGCGAGCTGGAGCGCCATCCGTCCATCGCGACGGCCTTCGTCCTGTGGGGCGACGTGCTCCGGCTGCCGCGCATCGTGGGCCAGTGCAAGGCGCTCGGCAAGCAGGTGTTTCTTCACCTCGACCTGGCGAAGGGGCTCGCCGCGGAAGCGGAAGCCGTCGAGTACCTGGCGCGCGCCGTCCGTCCCGACGGGATCATCACGACGAAGGCCCGCCTCGTGCCCGTCGTCCGCGACTTCGGCCTTCTGGCCATCCAGCGCGTCTTCGCGCTGGACTCGAAGGGGCTCCTCACCGCGGTGCAGATGGCGCAAACGGTCCAGCCGGACGCCGTCGAGGTCCTGCCCGGCGTGGTGCCCCGCGTGATCGAGCGGCTGCGCGACACGCTCGCCTGCCCGATCGTGGCCGGCGGGCTCATCGAGACGTTCGCGGACGTCGACGCGGCGCTGTCGGCCGGCGCCCTGGCGGTGTCGGTGAGCCGGCACGACGTGTGGCGCTACCGCCCCGCCGGCGGGGAGGCCGGGGCCGCCGGCCTGGCGGCAGGAGTCGCGCGCCCGTCGGCGAATTGA
- a CDS encoding aquaporin family protein encodes MSAYVAELIGTMLLIILGDGVVANVLLNKSKGQNSGWIVITTGWGLAVAVAVYAVGWISGAHLNPAVTVGLAAIGKFPWSQVPGYILAQLVGAFLGAVVVWLAYLPHWEATEDKGAKLGVFCTAPAIRMPGANFLTEVIGTAFLVSGVLYILDTHNNLGSGIGPLLVGFLVWAIGLSLGGPTGYAINPARDLGPRIAHAVLPIAGKGGSDWEYAWIPVVGPIVGGVLGAFFYTAFWGA; translated from the coding sequence GTGTCAGCTTACGTGGCCGAACTCATCGGCACGATGTTGCTGATCATCCTCGGCGACGGCGTCGTCGCGAACGTTCTCTTGAACAAGTCGAAGGGTCAGAATTCCGGCTGGATCGTCATCACCACCGGGTGGGGCCTCGCCGTGGCGGTGGCCGTGTACGCCGTCGGCTGGATCAGCGGCGCGCACCTGAACCCGGCGGTGACGGTCGGCTTGGCGGCCATCGGGAAGTTCCCGTGGAGCCAGGTGCCGGGCTATATCCTCGCGCAGCTGGTGGGCGCCTTCCTGGGCGCGGTCGTCGTCTGGCTCGCCTACCTGCCCCACTGGGAGGCCACGGAGGACAAGGGCGCCAAGCTGGGCGTCTTCTGCACGGCTCCGGCCATCCGCATGCCCGGGGCGAACTTCCTCACCGAAGTCATCGGCACTGCGTTCCTCGTGTCCGGCGTGCTCTACATCCTCGACACGCACAACAACCTGGGCTCGGGCATCGGGCCGCTGCTGGTCGGCTTCCTCGTCTGGGCCATCGGCCTCTCGCTGGGCGGACCCACCGGCTATGCCATCAACCCGGCCCGCGACCTCGGCCCGCGCATCGCGCACGCGGTCCTGCCGATCGCCGGCAAGGGCGGCTCGGACTGGGAATACGCGTGGATTCCGGTCGTCGGTCCGATCGTCGGCGGCGTACTCGGCGCGTTCTTCTACACCGCGTTCTGGGGGGCTTAA
- the glpK gene encoding glycerol kinase GlpK, which translates to MAGKYVLALDQGTTSSRAIVFDRSGSVVSVGQKEFRQIYPKPGWVEHDPAEIWESQLAVAKEAIAKAGITAADIAAIGITNQRETTIVWDRNTGKPVHNAIVWQDRRTAGTCDDLKARGWADRVRAKTGLVIDAYFSGTKIKWILDNVEGARAKAERGELAFGTVDTWLIWNLTGGRVHATDYSNASRTMIYNIHELKWDEELLAALDIPAGVLPDVRPSSGVFGETDPSLFGGAIPIAGDAGDQQAALFGQACFNPGDSKNTYGTGCFMLMNTGRTPVTSRSGLLTTIAWGIDGRVEYALEGSIFITGAAVQWLRDELRIIDNAADTEQLARSVEDTGGVYLVPAFTGLGAPYWDPYARGIIVGITRGTNRAHIARATLESIAYQTRDVLDAMNADADVQTHKLRVDGGAVRNDFLMQFQADILGVPVHRPKVNETTALGAAYLAGLATGVWQSQDQVAENWQMDREFTPSMEGGRRAQLYSGWKRAVERAQRWAEPEEA; encoded by the coding sequence GTGGCAGGCAAGTACGTGCTGGCGCTCGACCAGGGCACGACCAGCTCGCGCGCCATCGTGTTCGACCGTTCGGGCAGCGTCGTGTCCGTCGGCCAGAAGGAGTTCCGTCAGATCTATCCCAAGCCCGGTTGGGTCGAGCATGACCCGGCGGAGATCTGGGAGAGCCAGCTGGCCGTCGCCAAGGAGGCGATCGCCAAGGCCGGCATCACGGCCGCCGACATCGCGGCGATCGGCATCACGAACCAGCGGGAGACGACCATCGTCTGGGACCGGAACACCGGCAAGCCGGTGCACAACGCCATCGTCTGGCAGGACCGGCGCACGGCGGGCACCTGCGACGACCTCAAGGCGCGCGGGTGGGCCGATCGCGTGCGCGCGAAGACGGGGCTCGTCATCGACGCGTACTTCTCGGGGACGAAGATCAAGTGGATCCTCGACAACGTGGAGGGCGCGCGCGCCAAGGCCGAGCGCGGGGAACTCGCCTTCGGCACGGTGGACACGTGGCTGATCTGGAACCTGACGGGCGGCCGCGTGCACGCCACGGACTACAGCAACGCCTCGCGCACGATGATCTACAACATCCACGAGTTGAAGTGGGATGAGGAACTCCTCGCGGCGCTCGACATCCCGGCAGGCGTGCTGCCGGACGTGCGGCCGTCGAGCGGCGTGTTCGGGGAGACCGATCCCTCCCTCTTCGGCGGCGCGATCCCGATCGCGGGCGACGCCGGCGACCAGCAGGCGGCCCTCTTCGGGCAGGCCTGTTTCAACCCCGGCGACTCCAAGAACACGTACGGCACCGGCTGCTTCATGCTCATGAACACCGGCCGCACGCCGGTGACGAGCCGGAGCGGCCTCCTCACCACGATCGCCTGGGGGATCGACGGGCGCGTGGAATACGCGCTGGAGGGTAGCATCTTCATCACGGGCGCGGCCGTCCAGTGGCTGCGCGACGAGCTCCGCATCATCGACAACGCCGCCGACACGGAACAGCTGGCGCGGAGCGTGGAGGACACCGGCGGGGTGTACCTGGTGCCGGCGTTCACCGGGCTCGGCGCGCCGTACTGGGATCCGTACGCGCGCGGCATCATCGTGGGCATCACGCGCGGCACGAACCGGGCGCACATCGCGCGCGCCACGCTGGAGTCCATCGCGTACCAGACGCGCGACGTGCTCGATGCGATGAACGCGGATGCGGACGTACAGACGCACAAGCTGCGCGTCGACGGCGGCGCCGTGCGCAACGACTTCCTCATGCAGTTCCAGGCGGACATCCTCGGCGTGCCCGTGCACCGCCCGAAGGTGAACGAGACGACGGCGCTGGGCGCCGCGTACCTGGCGGGCCTCGCCACGGGGGTGTGGCAGAGCCAGGACCAGGTCGCGGAAAACTGGCAGATGGACCGGGAGTTCACGCCGTCCATGGAAGGCGGCAGGCGGGCGCAGCTGTACAGCGGTTGGAAGCGCGCCGTCGAGCGGGCGCAGCGCTGGGCTGAGCCGGAGGAAGCCTAG
- a CDS encoding Ger(x)C family spore germination protein: protein MPVRTARAAVALALVACLLTGCWDSRDPKSQDIAIGLGFDVAPDGKTLVALAQIATASFLAQTSTGPGGQGGSSGGAQFVLAQGRGTNLPLALQDMDLAVGKNLFWGQVRIFFIGSALARQGVGSIVDQLVRHPFLLSSVDIVMIDGPLQPALQAPPIDSNISSIFVLNQLQSIGRNTVFPVATWSFFVAEHTPGWAPVMPVFRLEKQPGGSVLRPVGLAVFRRNRLATKLLGTEAVGYLALKNELRQTALGIPTPEGTAGLGNVSVKTAFRVSRWENGLPVFAVNVIVEGEIQSAPGGKARLTVGDVRRLADLTSETVRGYMASSLETLQRAGVDAVGFGAWLYYHDPAAFRRLSPWDATFRDLRFEIRVHTNLRYRGWRT, encoded by the coding sequence ATGCCGGTCCGCACCGCACGCGCCGCCGTCGCCCTCGCGCTGGTCGCGTGTCTTCTCACGGGGTGCTGGGACTCGCGGGACCCCAAGTCGCAGGACATCGCGATCGGCCTCGGCTTCGACGTCGCGCCGGACGGCAAGACCCTCGTGGCGCTGGCGCAGATCGCCACCGCCTCCTTCCTGGCCCAGACGTCGACGGGTCCCGGCGGCCAGGGAGGATCGTCAGGCGGGGCCCAATTCGTGCTGGCCCAGGGACGGGGGACGAACCTTCCCCTGGCGCTTCAGGACATGGACCTGGCCGTCGGCAAGAACCTGTTCTGGGGACAGGTGAGAATCTTCTTCATCGGCAGCGCCCTTGCGAGACAGGGCGTGGGGTCGATCGTCGACCAGCTCGTCCGCCATCCGTTTCTGCTCAGCAGCGTCGACATCGTGATGATCGACGGGCCTCTCCAGCCCGCGCTGCAGGCGCCGCCCATCGACAGCAACATCAGCTCGATCTTCGTGCTGAACCAGCTGCAATCGATCGGCCGCAACACGGTGTTTCCCGTCGCGACCTGGTCGTTCTTCGTGGCGGAGCACACGCCGGGGTGGGCGCCCGTGATGCCCGTATTCCGGCTTGAGAAGCAACCGGGCGGCTCCGTCCTGAGGCCCGTCGGCCTCGCCGTCTTCCGGCGGAACCGCCTGGCGACGAAGCTCCTCGGGACGGAAGCGGTCGGCTATCTCGCCTTGAAGAACGAACTCCGACAGACGGCGCTGGGCATCCCCACCCCCGAAGGCACGGCGGGGCTCGGCAACGTGTCGGTGAAGACGGCCTTTCGGGTTTCCCGCTGGGAGAACGGTCTTCCCGTCTTCGCCGTGAACGTGATCGTCGAGGGCGAGATCCAGAGCGCGCCGGGCGGCAAGGCGCGTTTGACCGTCGGGGACGTGCGCCGCCTGGCCGACCTCACGTCCGAAACCGTGAGGGGCTACATGGCGTCGAGCCTCGAAACGCTGCAACGTGCGGGAGTCGACGCCGTCGGGTTCGGAGCGTGGCTGTACTACCATGACCCGGCGGCCTTCCGAAGGCTGTCCCCGTGGGACGCGACGTTCCGCGACCTGCGCTTCGAGATCCGCGTGCACACGAACCTCCGGTACCGGGGGTGGCGCACGTGA
- a CDS encoding bifunctional folylpolyglutamate synthase/dihydrofolate synthase produces MILRWFHAGPERVPGSVTEASASPLDEALAEASARLGRLSRFGIRLGLERMAFLLDALGHPERAYRVIHVGGTNGKGSVSAAIAAALTAAGYRTALYTSPHLHRVTERFRLDGRELDPREFAALLDECWPLVEQAQSAGLDPPTEFEMLTAIAYLWAKEARADVLVQEVGLGGRLDSTNLVEEPAVSVLTNVGLDHTDRLGSTVEAIAREKSGIVKPGRPVVSAFDGAALQVLRARCAECASPLYLLQECATYSARAAWGADGVARWRLDYRGVSWSLRDAPLALPGRHQAVNAALALLALEVAAREAELKVSEAAARQALREVRWPGRLELFALPGGPRIAFDGAHNAHAAAALAATLPETFRWRRLHAVVGMLADKDIDAALPLLVRHADRAFLVPPPGPRAPAVERLAAALRAVAHPPFTTFDDPRAALAAAMEGLEPPDLVLVAGSLYLVGALRPST; encoded by the coding sequence ATGATTTTACGTTGGTTTCATGCAGGACCGGAGAGGGTGCCGGGGTCCGTGACCGAGGCGTCCGCGTCGCCGTTGGACGAAGCCCTTGCGGAGGCGTCCGCCAGGCTTGGCCGGCTGTCCCGGTTCGGGATTCGCCTGGGCCTTGAGCGGATGGCGTTCCTGCTGGACGCGCTCGGCCACCCGGAGCGAGCGTACCGGGTGATCCACGTCGGCGGGACGAACGGCAAGGGTTCGGTCTCCGCGGCGATCGCGGCGGCGCTGACGGCCGCCGGGTACCGCACCGCGCTCTACACCTCGCCGCATCTCCACCGCGTCACGGAGCGGTTCCGCCTCGACGGCCGCGAGCTCGACCCCCGCGAGTTCGCGGCCCTGCTGGACGAATGCTGGCCGCTGGTCGAGCAGGCGCAGTCCGCGGGGTTGGACCCCCCCACGGAATTCGAGATGCTCACGGCGATCGCCTACCTCTGGGCGAAGGAAGCCCGGGCGGACGTGCTCGTCCAGGAGGTCGGGCTGGGCGGCCGGCTCGACTCGACGAACCTCGTCGAGGAACCCGCCGTCTCCGTGCTCACCAACGTGGGCCTCGACCACACGGACCGCCTTGGCTCCACCGTCGAGGCGATCGCCCGGGAAAAGTCGGGGATCGTGAAACCGGGCCGCCCGGTCGTCTCCGCGTTCGACGGCGCCGCGCTCCAAGTGCTCCGGGCGCGGTGCGCGGAGTGCGCGTCGCCGCTGTACCTCCTCCAAGAGTGCGCCACCTATTCGGCACGCGCTGCCTGGGGTGCGGATGGCGTGGCGCGCTGGCGCCTGGATTACCGCGGCGTGTCCTGGTCGCTGCGCGATGCGCCGCTGGCGCTCCCGGGCCGCCACCAGGCCGTCAATGCGGCCCTCGCGCTGCTCGCGCTGGAGGTCGCCGCCAGGGAGGCCGAGCTCAAGGTTTCGGAGGCCGCCGCGCGTCAAGCCCTGCGCGAGGTGCGCTGGCCCGGCCGCCTTGAGCTCTTCGCGCTGCCCGGCGGTCCGCGCATCGCGTTCGACGGCGCCCACAACGCGCACGCGGCGGCGGCGCTCGCGGCCACCCTGCCGGAGACCTTCCGCTGGCGCCGCCTGCACGCGGTGGTGGGCATGCTCGCCGACAAGGACATCGACGCGGCGCTCCCCCTGCTGGTGCGCCACGCCGATCGCGCCTTCCTCGTGCCGCCGCCGGGCCCGCGCGCGCCGGCCGTCGAACGGCTCGCGGCCGCGTTGCGGGCGGTCGCGCACCCGCCGTTCACGACGTTCGACGATCCCCGGGCGGCGCTCGCGGCCGCGATGGAGGGGCTTGAACCGCCCGACCTCGTGCTCGTGGCGGGATCGCTGTATCTCGTCGGCGCGCTCCGACCTTCCACCTGA
- a CDS encoding spore germination protein, with product MGTLLAEVAQPATDRLDPRLGRSLKRMKAAFGVAGDLVVRPFRLGGPGNRRAAVIYLDGMVDARVVHEDILDSLQKTGVEGGFVQAGVEEPSRRRSRSGPHTIPAPLAAGQVASTSKLSKAVDAVLGGKVVLLLDGHARAWLIDAKGFKTRSPEAPTTEQDILGSKEGFIEDLRANTSMIRRRIKSRNLQLVEMTIGRKSRTRVTVVYLADVANPALVAAVLSRLHAIDAATISSANALAMYVKDARWTPFPLAELTERPDMVAMEVMDGRVALLVENDPFALLVPATFWDFFHAADDYNQNAWGATLGRLVRFVAFFLSALLPGLYTAFVMIHLDLVPFDLALSVAGSRQGVPFPAPLEYFFLILMFEIMREVSIRIPKTMGPTIGVVGGIVLGQAVVQAGVVSSPLIVVVALVALSLFTTPHYQMTVAARILAIISLAVGTVLGVYGTLLAAMTVIIHLASLTSFDVPYLAPAAPLSRGLLLDTLVRAPSAALRRRPYHYQPMDVRKRRPYRQPVQYPDLEEAR from the coding sequence GTGGGCACCCTGCTGGCGGAAGTCGCACAACCGGCGACCGACCGGCTCGATCCCCGCCTCGGCCGCTCGTTGAAGCGAATGAAAGCCGCCTTCGGCGTGGCCGGAGACCTCGTCGTACGCCCGTTCCGGCTGGGCGGGCCCGGCAACCGGAGGGCCGCCGTCATCTACCTCGACGGGATGGTCGACGCGCGGGTCGTGCATGAAGACATTCTCGACAGCCTGCAGAAGACCGGCGTGGAGGGGGGCTTCGTGCAGGCGGGGGTCGAGGAGCCGAGCCGCCGCCGGTCGCGGAGCGGTCCCCACACCATCCCGGCGCCGCTGGCCGCCGGGCAGGTCGCGTCGACGTCGAAGCTGTCGAAGGCCGTCGACGCGGTCCTCGGCGGCAAGGTCGTGCTGCTGCTGGATGGCCACGCGCGCGCCTGGCTGATCGATGCCAAGGGGTTCAAGACGCGCAGTCCCGAGGCGCCGACGACGGAGCAGGACATCCTCGGCTCGAAGGAAGGGTTCATCGAGGACCTTCGCGCCAACACGAGCATGATCCGGCGGCGCATCAAGAGCCGGAACCTGCAGCTCGTCGAGATGACGATCGGGCGGAAGAGCCGCACCCGGGTCACCGTGGTGTACCTGGCGGACGTCGCCAACCCGGCGCTGGTGGCCGCCGTGCTCTCCCGCTTGCACGCCATCGACGCCGCCACGATCAGCTCGGCGAACGCGCTGGCCATGTACGTCAAGGATGCCCGCTGGACCCCGTTCCCGCTCGCGGAGCTGACGGAACGGCCGGACATGGTGGCCATGGAAGTGATGGACGGACGCGTCGCGCTCCTCGTGGAGAACGACCCGTTCGCCCTGCTGGTGCCGGCGACCTTCTGGGACTTCTTCCACGCCGCCGACGACTACAACCAGAACGCGTGGGGCGCCACGCTGGGACGCCTCGTCCGCTTCGTGGCGTTCTTCTTGAGCGCGCTCCTGCCCGGCCTGTACACCGCCTTCGTCATGATCCACCTCGACCTCGTCCCGTTCGACCTTGCGCTCTCGGTGGCGGGCAGCCGGCAGGGCGTGCCCTTCCCCGCCCCCTTGGAATACTTCTTCCTGATCCTGATGTTCGAGATCATGCGGGAAGTCTCGATCCGCATCCCCAAGACGATGGGTCCGACGATCGGCGTCGTCGGCGGTATCGTGCTCGGACAGGCGGTCGTCCAGGCAGGGGTGGTGAGCTCGCCGCTGATCGTGGTCGTCGCGCTCGTGGCGCTGTCGCTGTTCACCACGCCGCACTACCAGATGACGGTGGCGGCGCGCATCCTCGCGATCATCAGCCTCGCCGTCGGCACGGTGCTGGGGGTGTACGGCACGCTCCTCGCCGCGATGACGGTGATCATTCACCTCGCGTCACTGACGTCCTTCGACGTGCCGTACCTCGCGCCCGCGGCGCCCCTCTCGCGCGGGCTGCTGCTCGACACGCTGGTCCGGGCGCCATCCGCCGCCCTGAGGCGCCGGCCGTACCACTACCAGCCGATGGACGTGCGCAAGCGCCGTCCATACCGGCAGCCTGTGCAGTACCCCGACCTGGAGGAGGCGCGCTGA